One genomic segment of Vagococcus intermedius includes these proteins:
- a CDS encoding 6-phospho-alpha-glucosidase — protein sequence MLEKKSVVIAGGGSTYTAGIVMMLIENQDKFPLKTLKFYDNDYDRQKIVADACEIIVRERAPEIEFISTTDPEEAFSDVDFVMAHIRVGGLPMRAMDEKIPLKHGVVGQETCGPGGIAYGMRSIPGVIELVDYMEKYSPDAWMLNYSNPASIVAEATRILKPNSKIINICDMPVAIKKGIADIIGLEDGNDIIDRYYGLNHFGWWTEMLDKEGNDLMPQIKEHVAKWGYGPAGEANDNPLLEEASWMDTFLKAKDIYAVDPETLPNTYLKYYLFPDEIAAHSNPDFTRADEVMANREKNVFAECRRIATEGTAENTTIEAGEHAEFIVQLAGALAYNTYERMLLIVENNGAIANVPNDAMVEVPCLVSKRGYEPLAMGNIPYFQKGMIEQQVAVEKLVVAAYLDKSYQKLLQAITLSKTVPNATIARAILDDLVEANKDYWPTLN from the coding sequence ATGTTAGAAAAAAAATCAGTTGTCATCGCCGGTGGAGGTAGTACTTATACTGCAGGGATTGTAATGATGTTAATCGAAAATCAAGATAAATTCCCATTGAAAACATTGAAATTTTATGATAATGATTATGATCGTCAAAAAATCGTAGCGGATGCTTGTGAAATCATCGTCAGAGAACGAGCACCTGAAATTGAATTTATTTCAACAACAGATCCAGAAGAAGCTTTTAGTGATGTTGATTTTGTTATGGCACATATCAGAGTGGGTGGCTTACCAATGCGTGCTATGGATGAAAAAATACCACTGAAGCATGGTGTTGTTGGTCAAGAAACATGTGGGCCAGGAGGAATTGCTTACGGAATGCGTTCAATTCCAGGTGTTATCGAGCTGGTTGATTATATGGAAAAATATTCACCAGATGCTTGGATGTTGAATTATTCTAACCCAGCTTCGATTGTGGCTGAAGCAACTAGAATTTTAAAACCGAATTCTAAAATAATTAATATTTGTGATATGCCAGTAGCTATTAAAAAAGGGATCGCTGATATTATAGGGTTAGAAGATGGCAACGACATTATCGATCGTTACTATGGGTTAAATCATTTTGGTTGGTGGACAGAAATGTTAGACAAAGAGGGCAATGATTTAATGCCACAAATAAAAGAACATGTTGCCAAATGGGGATATGGCCCAGCGGGTGAAGCTAATGATAATCCGTTACTTGAAGAAGCAAGTTGGATGGATACTTTTTTAAAGGCTAAAGATATTTATGCCGTTGATCCCGAAACACTACCAAATACTTATCTAAAATATTATTTATTCCCAGATGAAATTGCAGCACATTCAAACCCAGATTTTACTAGGGCTGACGAGGTAATGGCTAATCGTGAAAAAAATGTTTTTGCTGAATGTAGACGGATTGCAACGGAAGGCACAGCTGAAAATACGACGATTGAGGCAGGGGAACATGCTGAATTTATCGTCCAACTAGCCGGTGCTTTAGCTTATAATACTTATGAAAGAATGTTGTTAATTGTCGAAAATAATGGAGCAATTGCAAATGTACCAAATGATGCGATGGTAGAAGTCCCTTGTTTAGTAAGTAAACGAGGCTATGAACCCCTGGCTATGGGGAATATCCCTTATTTCCAAAAAGGGATGATTGAGCAACAAGTTGCGGTTGAAAAATTAGTGGTAGCTGCTTATTTAGATAAATCGTATCAAAAATTATTGCAAGCAATCACTTTATCAAAAACAGTCCCTAATGCCACTATCGCGCGAGCAATTTTAGATGATTTAGTTGAGGCTAATAAAGATTACTGGCCAACATTAAATTAA
- a CDS encoding MurR/RpiR family transcriptional regulator: MGLNDLINTHFDELSDTDKYICEFILDQRKKVGDMSIKEFSQLSLTSKSSVIRFAQKLGFTGYSELRNFIKWESQDGGEARGSHHFLNQVLSDTEKLIESIRKEDWLSIYKKIELSQRIFVITTGVTQQNQALELQRQLLLTGKNVSLIPGNPKSSEFKRMLEQLGESDMIFVLSLSGENTDLEGVINILNLKKSFLVSITNYKSNWLSKNSTYSLYARSSKSPDLTDWWLQTTSTFFVLIESFIFGYNDYLRGNYHVGES, translated from the coding sequence GTGGGATTAAATGATCTAATCAATACTCACTTTGATGAACTGAGTGATACTGACAAGTATATTTGTGAATTTATCTTAGATCAACGCAAGAAGGTAGGGGATATGAGTATTAAAGAGTTTTCTCAATTAAGTTTAACATCCAAGTCTTCAGTGATCCGCTTTGCTCAAAAATTAGGGTTTACAGGATATAGTGAGTTACGTAATTTTATTAAATGGGAATCACAAGATGGTGGTGAAGCAAGAGGAAGTCATCATTTTTTAAACCAAGTCTTGAGTGACACAGAAAAGTTAATCGAGTCAATCAGAAAAGAAGATTGGTTAAGTATTTATAAAAAAATTGAACTATCTCAACGAATATTTGTGATCACAACTGGGGTCACGCAACAGAATCAAGCTTTAGAACTTCAAAGGCAGCTATTATTAACAGGAAAAAATGTTTCTTTGATACCTGGTAATCCTAAAAGTTCTGAATTTAAAAGAATGCTTGAACAATTAGGTGAATCAGACATGATTTTTGTCTTATCATTATCTGGTGAAAACACGGACCTAGAAGGTGTTATTAATATTTTAAATTTGAAAAAAAGTTTTTTAGTATCGATTACTAACTATAAAAGTAATTGGTTATCAAAAAATTCAACTTATAGCTTGTACGCTAGAAGTAGTAAGAGTCCTGATTTAACTGATTGGTGGTTACAAACTACCTCAACTTTTTTTGTTTTAATTGAGAGTTTTATTTTTGGATATAATGATTATTTACGTGGCAATTATCATGTTGGCGAGTCGTAA
- a CDS encoding organic hydroperoxide resistance protein, whose product MKKVYATKVINTGGRAGEVHSTDGLFQLDILPPGKKAEGATNPEQLFAAGYSACFNSALDFVKKHHEVVGESTISATVSLYNVSKSDLPDVQLGVELEGHIEGVSLEKAQELLELAHQTCPYSKATQGNIEVLIKAI is encoded by the coding sequence ATGAAAAAAGTATACGCAACAAAAGTCATTAATACAGGAGGACGAGCGGGTGAAGTTCATTCAACTGATGGCTTATTTCAGTTAGATATTTTACCACCGGGCAAAAAAGCTGAGGGTGCAACGAACCCAGAACAATTATTTGCTGCAGGCTATAGTGCTTGTTTTAATAGTGCGTTAGATTTTGTCAAAAAACATCACGAGGTGGTGGGAGAGTCAACTATCAGTGCCACTGTTAGTTTATATAATGTGAGCAAATCTGATTTGCCAGACGTTCAATTGGGTGTTGAATTAGAAGGGCATATTGAAGGGGTTTCTTTAGAAAAAGCCCAAGAGTTACTAGAATTGGCTCACCAAACGTGTCCTTATTCAAAGGCGACCCAAGGGAATATTGAAGTTCTAATTAAAGCTATTTAA
- a CDS encoding nitroreductase family protein, with protein MSNVKNNDFNDVVFGRRSIRAYDETVKISQAEMLEMISEATKAPSSVNMQPWRFVVVESEEAKAKLLPLVRFNGSQNNTSSAMVLIFGDMQCHEYGEEIYGQAVAEGKMPSEVRDQQLAAILPFYENFSKKEMNDVVKIDASLAAMQFMLVARHHGYDTNAIGGFEADQLAEAFDMDKERYVPVMILSVGKAVDKGYESVRLASEKITTFK; from the coding sequence ATGAGTAATGTAAAAAATAATGATTTTAATGACGTTGTCTTCGGAAGAAGATCAATTCGTGCCTATGATGAAACGGTTAAAATTTCTCAAGCAGAAATGTTAGAAATGATTTCAGAAGCAACAAAAGCCCCTTCATCAGTCAATATGCAACCTTGGCGCTTTGTTGTGGTTGAATCTGAAGAGGCCAAAGCAAAATTACTGCCTCTAGTTCGTTTTAATGGCAGTCAAAATAACACGTCATCAGCAATGGTTTTAATCTTTGGTGATATGCAATGCCATGAGTATGGGGAAGAAATTTATGGTCAAGCTGTAGCCGAAGGGAAAATGCCAAGTGAGGTTCGTGATCAACAATTAGCGGCAATTTTACCTTTTTATGAAAATTTTTCTAAAAAAGAGATGAATGATGTGGTTAAGATTGATGCAAGTTTAGCGGCGATGCAGTTTATGTTAGTTGCTCGTCATCATGGATATGATACCAATGCGATTGGTGGTTTTGAAGCAGATCAATTAGCAGAAGCTTTTGATATGGACAAAGAGCGTTACGTCCCAGTTATGATTTTATCAGTAGGTAAAGCAGTCGATAAAGGGTACGAATCAGTTCGTTTAGCCTCAGAAAAAATTACAACGTTTAAATAA
- a CDS encoding putative quinol monooxygenase translates to MSEVKVINAIFFIKSEQRENFLADAKVLLTSARDEEGCLAYELYESFEEANKFVMVENWRDAAAIEAHNQTPALLQLFKAMPTYAAKETIVTVSDKKA, encoded by the coding sequence GTGTCAGAAGTGAAAGTTATCAATGCGATATTTTTTATTAAAAGCGAGCAACGCGAAAATTTTTTAGCAGATGCCAAAGTACTTTTAACCTCAGCTAGAGACGAAGAAGGTTGTTTAGCCTATGAGCTATATGAATCTTTTGAAGAAGCCAACAAGTTTGTGATGGTTGAAAACTGGCGAGATGCTGCAGCAATCGAAGCGCATAATCAAACACCAGCTTTATTACAATTGTTTAAAGCGATGCCTACCTATGCTGCAAAAGAGACGATTGTGACGGTCTCAGATAAAAAGGCTTAA
- a CDS encoding Na+/H+ antiporter: MQIVEMILLMLTMVLASNIISRFLPNIAIPLIQVALGVIISIPTGLHSFELGSELFMLLFLAPLLFNDGANVDKKSLWQGRKAVLVLSIGLVFVTVGLLGWFIHWLIPNAPWAASFALAAALAPTDPVAVSALAEKVKIPNKILHTLEGESLINDASGLVSFQFAVAALLTGVFSFTTASVSFVLISLGGILVGILISFLAMQLVRWLRSLGIESNVSFLLLELLLPFGIFLVAEHFGVNGILAAVSGGIVYSFSYQKVTPEVAQLNVLSKNTWSMLSFSLNGLVFVLLGTQLPRVIRVVWENNNINNVTLIAYILSTTAILLAIRFICFCLFRNFEKTEGKTSQDILETSVLYTISGVRGTITLVSALSLPIILGDGSAFMQRELMISIAGGVIITTLILANFAMPLFAEEKEVTSDRMAHDQEIAILREVILQLKAQETPENHLAIERVITMYNDRIMTLLNSDELGDSQDRLMEHVLRWKFADTLLQVTEGAISFQTAFMHLRRLNRRLYRLTRDQKYRNNMFYGRIIRKKLRFIKFRPLSFEERRAEREYLQDSNRTYVLNHLQELEPDEYPQELVDFYFARLKQRGPNREKSSVDSVDEWLTYAIQLERDGIQDAFEQGDINRNELRVYRENLLAIENTVQYIG, encoded by the coding sequence ATGCAGATTGTTGAAATGATTTTATTAATGCTAACGATGGTATTAGCCTCTAATATCATTAGTCGCTTTTTACCAAACATTGCTATACCCTTGATTCAAGTGGCTTTAGGAGTGATTATTTCTATTCCAACGGGGCTACATTCATTTGAATTAGGATCAGAATTATTTATGCTATTATTTTTAGCACCATTGTTATTTAATGATGGGGCTAACGTGGATAAAAAGTCGTTATGGCAAGGACGTAAAGCAGTCTTAGTTCTATCGATTGGTCTGGTTTTTGTCACAGTAGGATTGTTAGGTTGGTTTATCCATTGGTTAATACCAAATGCACCATGGGCAGCTAGTTTTGCTTTGGCAGCAGCTTTGGCACCGACTGATCCAGTGGCAGTCTCAGCTTTGGCAGAAAAAGTTAAAATTCCTAACAAGATTTTACATACTCTCGAAGGAGAATCGTTAATTAATGATGCTTCGGGCTTGGTATCATTCCAGTTTGCAGTAGCGGCACTTTTAACCGGCGTCTTTTCTTTTACCACTGCCAGTGTGAGCTTTGTACTAATTTCTCTAGGAGGGATTTTGGTAGGGATTCTAATTAGTTTCCTAGCTATGCAACTTGTGAGATGGCTTCGTAGCTTGGGGATTGAAAGTAATGTGTCCTTTTTGTTATTAGAATTATTATTACCTTTCGGTATTTTTTTAGTCGCAGAACATTTTGGGGTCAACGGCATTTTAGCAGCAGTTAGTGGGGGGATTGTTTACTCCTTTAGTTATCAAAAAGTGACACCAGAAGTTGCCCAATTAAATGTCTTATCAAAGAATACGTGGTCAATGTTAAGTTTTAGTTTGAATGGCTTAGTTTTTGTACTATTGGGAACGCAATTACCACGAGTGATTCGTGTTGTTTGGGAAAATAATAATATTAATAACGTCACACTAATTGCTTATATTTTAAGTACGACGGCTATTTTATTAGCCATTCGTTTTATATGTTTTTGTTTATTTAGAAACTTTGAAAAGACAGAAGGTAAAACCAGTCAGGATATTTTGGAGACATCTGTGTTATATACCATTTCAGGTGTGAGGGGGACAATTACCTTAGTCAGTGCCTTGAGCCTACCGATTATCTTAGGGGATGGATCGGCTTTCATGCAACGAGAGTTGATGATTAGTATTGCAGGTGGTGTGATTATTACGACCTTGATACTAGCTAACTTTGCTATGCCACTCTTTGCAGAGGAAAAAGAAGTCACTTCAGATAGAATGGCTCATGATCAAGAAATTGCTATTTTACGCGAAGTTATTTTACAATTGAAAGCTCAAGAAACCCCAGAGAATCATTTAGCCATTGAACGAGTGATTACGATGTACAATGATCGGATTATGACATTACTTAACTCAGATGAATTAGGCGATAGTCAAGACCGTCTAATGGAGCATGTCTTACGCTGGAAGTTTGCCGATACGTTGCTACAAGTGACAGAAGGAGCGATTAGTTTTCAAACCGCTTTTATGCATTTAAGGCGTTTAAATCGTAGGTTATATCGTTTGACTCGTGATCAAAAATATCGCAACAATATGTTTTATGGCCGAATTATTCGTAAAAAGTTGCGTTTTATAAAGTTTCGTCCATTGAGTTTTGAGGAACGGCGTGCTGAGCGTGAGTATTTACAAGATAGTAATCGAACCTATGTCTTGAATCATTTACAAGAGTTAGAACCAGATGAGTACCCACAAGAGTTAGTTGATTTTTATTTTGCGCGGTTAAAACAACGTGGGCCGAATCGGGAAAAATCATCAGTCGATAGTGTAGATGAGTGGTTAACTTATGCGATTCAATTAGAAAGAGATGGAATTCAAGATGCTTTTGAGCAAGGAGATATCAATCGAAATGAATTACGTGTCTATCGTGAAAATTTATTAGCGATTGAAAATACTGTGCAATATATTGGTTAA
- a CDS encoding ATP-binding cassette domain-containing protein, with the protein MTKNEIIAIHNIEKIRHDKIIFSIDNLTVNTGDFVTVKGPSGSGKTTLLNILGMTDTVSSGEYLFEGVEARKLKEKEKLKIKRNKISFLFQDFGLVEEETINFNLEIGLKYSDLNKKEKKKKKKEALCRVNLNKKLSTTISSLSGGEKQRVALARIILKPSILILADEPTGSLDSLNREIVTDILLQQTKNGKGVVIVTHDEEVGKKGNKTIHF; encoded by the coding sequence ATGACTAAAAATGAAATAATAGCTATACACAATATCGAAAAAATAAGACACGACAAAATAATTTTTTCGATAGATAATTTGACTGTAAATACAGGCGACTTCGTCACGGTTAAAGGCCCCAGTGGTTCTGGAAAGACTACTCTATTGAACATACTAGGAATGACCGATACAGTTAGTTCCGGAGAGTATTTATTTGAAGGTGTTGAGGCAAGAAAACTAAAAGAAAAAGAAAAATTGAAAATAAAGAGAAATAAAATATCTTTTTTATTTCAAGATTTCGGGTTAGTCGAAGAAGAAACAATCAATTTCAATTTAGAAATAGGCTTAAAATACAGCGATTTGAATAAAAAAGAGAAAAAAAAGAAAAAAAAAGAAGCACTATGTCGTGTAAATTTAAATAAAAAACTATCGACCACTATTAGTAGTTTATCTGGAGGTGAAAAACAAAGAGTAGCACTGGCTCGAATTATTTTAAAACCTTCCATACTTATTTTAGCAGATGAACCCACAGGTTCTTTAGATTCTTTAAATAGAGAGATAGTGACTGATATTTTATTACAACAAACAAAAAATGGGAAAGGAGTCGTAATTGTAACCCATGACGAAGAAGTGGGAAAAAAAGGAAATAAGACAATCCATTTTTAA
- a CDS encoding DUF1430 domain-containing protein, translating into MKIKMFKSSLLLLLLSLLFGIVIFQLEHYSLNKINHFFRYTDNYSPIKIPVKVTNTNENEKVITIIDNVSKEKKLVNLYKVVNQGYSIKEGFNFTFLPKQEITLYIPNTNKKMTDTPPLSNALLSIETSDNLKSKNEFEWQLFIKTTDKTRYKDAVESLKNLYNREFNVSYTYQDFADFDKSQSYDLGIDTDLYNISTYLKIGIVFFTVMLSFWIFSVNSKIHILRQNGYSIVAIINNLIGGKSAIFIFTSIGLVTSLLGTISIRYCIDVTIIIGLLLSFHYSWLIIMVYVVEKLNRRKKDSQNKIEKFGINLLPTTIKLIFLMMLVITNIDLASIIDQASDLTLNKEVSRQVTEDNYHVFFPIVVGKNQIDFLYDQYYGEEEEGHIYRYLNQKGSLLVNIEGYSFKENEIFAREIQLNPNYLKKFTILDEHNQRVLIEEDQKNRILLIQEKFKKNDAALNKIKEYYFKELPQYDKKLTTIIYIKDKQPIYSFVPNHPWIDDYPILNILTIKNSDSWERNIFNGDKYPPLKIKTDKKLISDLNVILDKYNMTDNLPSFIPYHKSDITLIKRLSGSLASLLTSSLLTIFTFSIVCLLTTVSFFQYHNKKFYLLRLHGYSFFKTYELVFLLVAFELIIGLSLAIFLSEINKEFIINISLAMLLNISIVSMTLLFVEKRKVN; encoded by the coding sequence TTGAAAATCAAAATGTTTAAATCTAGCCTTTTGCTTCTGTTACTTAGCCTTTTATTTGGAATAGTTATTTTTCAATTAGAACACTATTCACTAAATAAGATAAACCATTTTTTTAGGTATACGGATAACTATTCTCCTATAAAAATACCTGTCAAAGTAACCAATACCAATGAGAATGAAAAAGTAATTACTATTATAGACAACGTTTCAAAAGAGAAAAAATTAGTTAATCTATATAAAGTAGTCAATCAAGGCTATTCTATTAAAGAAGGATTCAATTTTACTTTCTTACCAAAACAAGAAATAACACTATATATTCCTAATACAAATAAAAAAATGACGGACACCCCTCCCCTTAGTAATGCCTTACTATCTATTGAAACAAGCGATAATTTAAAAAGTAAAAATGAATTTGAGTGGCAACTTTTTATAAAGACAACAGATAAAACTAGGTACAAAGATGCGGTAGAGTCTCTGAAAAATCTTTATAATAGAGAGTTCAATGTGAGCTATACTTATCAAGATTTTGCAGATTTCGACAAAAGTCAAAGTTATGACTTAGGAATAGATACAGACCTTTATAATATTTCCACCTATTTAAAGATCGGAATAGTTTTCTTTACCGTCATGTTAAGCTTTTGGATTTTTTCAGTTAATAGCAAGATTCATATTTTACGACAAAATGGTTATTCTATTGTAGCAATTATAAACAACCTTATCGGTGGAAAGTCTGCCATTTTTATTTTTACATCAATTGGTTTAGTCACGTCTTTATTAGGAACCATTTCAATTAGATACTGTATCGACGTTACTATAATTATTGGCTTACTCCTATCATTTCATTATTCTTGGTTAATAATAATGGTATATGTCGTAGAGAAATTAAATCGAAGAAAAAAAGATAGTCAAAATAAAATTGAAAAGTTTGGTATTAATTTATTACCGACCACTATAAAACTTATTTTTTTGATGATGTTAGTCATAACTAATATAGATTTAGCAAGCATTATAGATCAAGCATCTGATTTAACTCTTAATAAGGAAGTATCTAGACAAGTAACTGAAGATAATTATCATGTTTTTTTCCCAATCGTTGTTGGAAAAAATCAAATTGATTTTTTATATGATCAGTATTATGGAGAAGAAGAAGAAGGGCATATCTATCGCTATTTAAACCAAAAAGGAAGCTTGCTAGTAAATATAGAAGGATACAGTTTTAAAGAAAATGAAATATTTGCAAGAGAGATCCAACTTAATCCGAATTATTTAAAAAAATTCACTATTTTAGATGAACATAATCAGCGAGTCTTAATAGAAGAGGACCAAAAAAATAGAATATTGCTAATTCAAGAAAAATTCAAGAAAAATGATGCGGCATTAAACAAAATAAAAGAATACTATTTTAAAGAATTACCACAATATGATAAAAAATTAACCACTATTATCTATATAAAAGACAAACAACCTATCTACAGTTTTGTACCTAATCATCCATGGATTGATGACTACCCTATTTTGAATATTTTAACCATAAAAAATAGTGATAGTTGGGAAAGAAATATCTTTAATGGCGATAAATACCCACCACTCAAAATAAAAACGGATAAAAAATTAATTAGCGACCTTAATGTCATATTAGATAAGTATAACATGACAGATAATTTACCTTCCTTTATACCATATCACAAATCTGACATCACTCTAATAAAAAGACTATCTGGTTCATTGGCCTCTTTATTAACCAGCTCTTTATTAACTATCTTTACATTTTCTATTGTTTGCTTGTTAACTACTGTCTCTTTTTTTCAATATCATAATAAAAAGTTTTACTTACTAAGATTACATGGTTATTCTTTTTTTAAAACATATGAATTAGTATTTTTATTAGTGGCATTTGAATTAATTATAGGTTTATCACTAGCTATATTCTTGTCTGAAATAAACAAAGAATTCATTATTAATATATCTTTAGCTATGCTACTTAATATAAGTATCGTAAGTATGACCTTATTATTTGTTGAAAAAAGAAAAGTTAATTAA
- a CDS encoding MFS transporter encodes MLKLIQNYPLFTKLISLNLMSKLGNKLLYTVLLTLASQLKQGNQAIMMVNLFETLPLLFSFFLGTHANHITTKLKISSYNSLSQFIFYLLIGYLLSLSLTFNRLAFIVFLKSAASLLMIFTSSLTTPFTKLLVLKKDLQRTQGIISLFTQLVNTIGNTLGAFLFGFLLLSTIAYLNAGLFLIVWIGYSLVSPKLRGVEKTLPLLKKRHSIFKESLTIFDTLTKQKKLTSELGQLAIINGFFGGIMPLFVMYLTANDYHTHHSLPLILALFSTLTTFGLIIGAAFSIQLTRHISLSTYNIFSTSFMILTVLGFYLNSLPLIFITIFTLSILTGSLSPHFSSQLIWTYPAETLGGIVTTVNSLLALISPIAGLTFPFIALLNLNYAYYALFIYSGGTFILIRLSRLKIT; translated from the coding sequence ATGTTGAAATTAATCCAGAACTATCCGCTTTTTACAAAATTAATCAGTTTAAATTTAATGTCCAAGCTAGGTAACAAGCTTCTTTACACTGTTCTTTTAACTCTCGCGTCACAATTAAAACAAGGAAATCAAGCTATTATGATGGTTAATTTATTTGAAACACTGCCCCTACTTTTTAGTTTCTTTTTAGGAACTCACGCTAATCATATCACTACTAAGCTAAAAATAAGCAGTTACAATTCATTAAGTCAATTTATTTTTTATTTACTCATAGGCTATCTTCTTAGCCTAAGCCTAACCTTCAACCGTTTAGCTTTTATTGTTTTTCTCAAATCAGCTGCCTCACTTCTCATGATATTTACCTCATCCTTAACAACGCCTTTCACAAAATTATTGGTACTCAAAAAGGATCTACAAAGAACTCAAGGAATTATCAGTCTATTCACCCAACTTGTGAACACGATAGGAAACACATTAGGGGCTTTCTTATTTGGCTTTTTATTACTCTCTACCATTGCCTACCTGAATGCTGGACTTTTTTTAATTGTCTGGATTGGCTACAGTTTGGTTTCACCTAAACTAAGGGGAGTGGAAAAAACACTCCCCCTACTCAAAAAGAGACACTCTATCTTTAAAGAAAGTCTCACTATTTTCGATACACTCACTAAACAAAAAAAGTTAACGAGCGAGTTGGGACAACTTGCCATTATCAATGGTTTTTTCGGAGGCATCATGCCACTTTTCGTGATGTATCTGACTGCCAATGATTATCACACGCACCATTCTCTTCCACTAATACTAGCACTTTTCTCAACTCTTACTACCTTTGGGCTCATTATTGGAGCAGCTTTTAGCATACAACTTACGCGTCATATCTCACTTTCAACGTACAATATTTTTTCTACTAGTTTTATGATTCTCACTGTACTTGGCTTTTATTTAAATTCACTTCCACTTATTTTTATCACCATTTTCACGTTGAGTATCCTAACAGGTTCTCTTTCGCCACATTTTTCTTCCCAATTAATTTGGACTTATCCTGCCGAAACACTAGGAGGTATTGTTACCACTGTCAACTCACTGCTTGCTTTAATTTCTCCTATAGCTGGGTTAACATTTCCTTTTATTGCATTACTCAACCTTAACTACGCTTATTACGCTCTTTTTATTTATTCAGGCGGGACTTTTATTTTAATAAGACTCTCTCGTTTAAAAATCACATGA